The following coding sequences are from one Lolium rigidum isolate FL_2022 chromosome 6, APGP_CSIRO_Lrig_0.1, whole genome shotgun sequence window:
- the LOC124660587 gene encoding uncharacterized protein LOC124660587 codes for MHICHEEKREEACYCDFASIGFRPRSEFIRSPWRDQKTECSGGTSWSTIMNPNSCTFYYWSLFSKIRKACTRGFRQNRGAAPAAAPARRWRGGAERRVALGHTTSVRPWPLVVDRVDAPPDGHVAATAQLVPPLVRMYNKGLGRTQGLDVEKLAQAAMNAGTMGEDCTFPFSGQGLSLPSSGGHDIYSSSAWIQSGNPKAWMVRDEALDLPDRPAFDYKGDLLVVF; via the exons ATGCATATCTGTCATGAGGAGAAGAGAGAGGAAGCCTGTTATTGTGATTTTGCTTCAATTGGATTCCGACCAAGGTCAGAGTTCATCAG GTCACCATGGAGGGATCAAAAAACTGAGTGTTCAGGAGGTACCAGTTGGTCAACAATAATGAACCCCAATTCATGCACATTCTATTATTGGTCCTTGTTCTCCAAGATCCGCAAAGCATGCACAAGAGGATTCCGTCAAAATCGAG GTGCTGCGCCGGCAGCTGCTCCCGCTCGACGGTGGAGGGGTGGTGCCGAGAGGCGTGTCGCGCTGGGGCACACTACCTCAGTGCGGCCTTGGCCGCTGGTGGTGGATCGAGTGGACGCCCCTCCTGATGGGCATGTTGCAGCGACTGCCCAGCTCGTGCCTCCCCTGGTTCGCATGTACAACAAAGGGCTGGGTCGCACCCAGGGCCTGGACGTGGAAAAGCTAGCGCAGGCGGCCATGAACGCTGGCACTATGGGCGAGGACTGCACCTTTCCCTTCTCTGGGCAAGGATTGTCTCTGCCTTCCTCCGGTGGACACGATATCTACTCGAGCTCTGCTTGGATCCAATCAGGGAACCCGAAGGCGTGGATGGTCCGCGACGAGGCCCTCGATCTCCCCGACCGGCCCGCTTTTGATTATAAGGGTGATTTGTTAGTTGTTTTTTAA